GGGTAACCCCCTGCTCCATTGCCGAACTGCGCATAGCCTCCTGAAAAACTCGCTCACAATTTGCCAGCTGTTCACGGTTATTAATTCCCTGAACTTCAAGTTCTTCCGCTTCCTCAGCAACAACTTTCAACCCCAGATCTCGGCCAATTTCCACTGCATCCGTCAGGTAGTACTCACCCTTTGCATTAGAATTACCAATGGCAGCAACGATACTTTGAAGGTGTTTGCCCTTAAAGGCCATTATGCCAGCATTGCAGAACTGAACTTTCCGTTCCTGTTCGCTGGCATCCTTTTCTTCGCGAATGGCTTTCAGTTGCCCGTTTTCAACTAGAAGCCGGCCATAGCCAAAAGGATTCTTTGCAGAAAAACCCAGAACGGCAATATCGGCTCCTTGGTGAAGTTTATGACGTAGTTTGTTGAAAGTCTGCGCGGTTACCAGTGGCGTATCGCCAAAAAGGACCAGAACATGATCGTGCCCTTCCAGATAAGCACTCTCAGCAGCTTTGACAGCGTGAGCGGTACCAAGACGATCAACCTGCGTATAGTTACTTGCGTTTGGAGCAATGCGAACGACGGCTTCTTCTACCACAGGCATATTGGGGCCAACGACAACAGCTATCTTGTCGGCACCGGCCTCATTCACGGCGCGCAACACATGACCAACGAGGGGCAGATTACCAACTTCGTGCATTACTTTCGGCAGTGAAGAACGCATTCGCGTTCCAAGGCCTGCAGCCAAGACGATTGCGAGGCAGCTGCTGTCCATTTCTAGCTCTCTTTCATTTATGCGCTTACAAGTTTGAAATGCACACTGCCTCAACAGCTATAGAAAGAAAAGTATGGCTTTTCCCTATCACCAATATTCCCTGAGTTGTAGCCCTTCAATCAGTAGGGTTTCCTAAGAAAAACCACACCTCCTGAAATTGAGACTAAATCCCAGGGAACTATCTATAGCTAGCCAATTTGGCTAAATGCCGGGAACCACTCTAAAAGCTTGAAAGAGAACGCCTGCATGTAGCCTGTCAAAAATGCGAGGCCAGTCACGATCAAGAACGCGCCCATCACCTTTTCAACTTTTCCTAAATGACGGCGGAACCTAACCATAAAGTTCATGAAAGAGCCAGCAAATGCAGCCGCAAGTAAGAAAGGAACCCCAATACCAAGTGAATAGGCAGCCAACAACAAAGACCCCTGCCCGACCGACGATTCTGTGCCAGCAATTAGAAGAATAGAAGCAAGTACAGGCCCAATACATGGGGTCCAGCCAAACCCGAAGGCCAATCCCATTACATAGGCACCCGCAAAACCTGCAGGTTTACGCTCCATATTTACGCGCGCTTCCCTATAAAGAAGCGAAATACGGAACACACCTAAAAAATGGAGCCCCATGACAATGATCAGTGCTCCAGCAATATATCCAAGTATTTGAGAATATTGCAGAACCAACTGCCCAAGGAACGAGGCACTTGCCCCTAGCAAAACGAAAACGGTAGAAAATCCGGCTACAAAGAACAAAGCTGAGGAAAGAATTTTCTGCGCACCTCGTACCGTATTTTTATTGGCACTCAGCTCATCAAGAGACAGGCCAGCGATATAGCCAAGGTAAGGTGGGACAAGCGGCAAAACACAAGGGGAGACAAAGGATAGCAACCCCGCAAAAAAAGCACCCCAGATAGTAACAGTTTGAAGCATAATTATTCCCCGAGAGCAAATGTGCTCTGCCCAGTTATCTTCTACATCAAAGCTAAAAAGCCCCCGAGAAATAACAATAAATGGGTCGGAATGCTAAAAGAATGTGCGGGAAAGGTACCTTTCCCGCACACTTATATGTGATTATGTCTCGTCGCGGACAACCAGGACGGATTGTGAGGCATGACGAACCACGCGAGCGGCATTGGGCCCCAACAAATAATCTTTCAGCTCAGGGCGATGAGAAGAAATAATGATGAGATCACATTTTAACTTATCGGCAGCATTGTTAATTTCTTCATAGATGGTGCCGTGAGCAATATGACCCTTCGCATCCAGACCATCCACATCTGCCAGCTCTCTATCCAGAAGCTCTTCCAATGCTTGTTTGGCTTTTTCCAGCGCACGGGTCTCGAACTTCTTATCAAAGTAGCCACCCACAATCGATTTTCCGAAATCGGGCAGGACAGTCACAATATGGAGTTTGGCTCCATAGTGTTTTGCCATATCAACCGCAACAGGCAGGCACCGTTTCCACGAACTATCCTCGTTAAGATCAAGCGGAAGAAGGATATTTTTGTACATACTCTTTTCCAATCAACAATTTAGAACGCAGGTTGCGTCTGACGGCGACGCTGCGAAATCACCACAATAGCGAGCAGAAGAAGCGCTGGAATATAGAAGATCTCTTTCCACACGCGCTCCGCATCCACTTGGCTGCTGACGATTTCTACTGGTACATCACCATAGAAATCGAAGGTTTGAAGTTCACTGGAAAATGCAGTTCCCGGGAACGGTTCGTCCAGAAGAATTTTTCCATCTTCCGGCATAATCGTCAGACCATTTGCCGCAAGTCTTTCCTCACCTTGCTCACCGCCAACTTTAAACTGGATTGTACGTGATATAACTTTGTCAGGGTCATCAAAGTCAGAACCTCTCAGGTTCAGATAGACGATGCCCCCTTCTGGAGCATTTCCAACCATCTGGACAATTTGAGAGCCGGTCGCCGTTTCTTTTGGATCTTGAACTATGTCCAGCCAAAAGCCCGGACGGAACAACGTGAAGGCTACAACCAGAAGAACTACAGTTTCCCAAAGACGTGATTTGGCAAAGAAGTAGCCTTGCGTCGCCGCCGCAAATAGCATCATGGCTATGACAGCAACGATAAACACAATAACGGCGGGACCGGCATCCACATTGATAAGGAGAAGGTCCGTATTGAAGATAAACAGGAAGGGCAGAAGCACTGTTCTCATGGAATAGAGGAAGCCCTGAACCCCTGTTTTGATCGGATCTCCACGGCTAATGGCTGCTGCTGCGAAAGCCGCAAGCCCCACGGGCGGCGTCACATCCGCCAATATTCCGAAGTAGAACACGAAGAAGTGAACCGCGATCAGCGGCACAAGGAAACCAGTTTGCGCACCCAGCTCGACAATAACCGGAGCCATTAGGGACGAAACCACAAGGTAGTTGGCAGTGGTCGGAAGACCCATTCCAAGAATGAGGCTCATAATCGCAACCAGTACCAACATCAATAGCAGGCTTCCCCCTGAAAGGAACTCAACCAGCTCCCCAATCATCTGGTGCGCACCAGTGAGTGATACAGTGCCCACAATAATGCCGGCAGCAGCTGTTGCAACGGCAATACCAATCATATTGCGCGCGCCGCCAATCATCCCTTGAATAAAGTCGCTGATGCCTCGTTTGATATGCTCACCAAGCCCTTGTTTACGGAACAGAGCTTTCAGCGGGTGTTGTGTCAACACGATAAACAGCATCGCCATGATTGCGTAGAACGCGGAAAGGGATGGAGACAAGCGCTCCAGCAAGATGCACCAGATTAGAACCACGATTGGCAGAACAAAGTAGTAACCGGTCCGCCCGACATCACCTGCCTTTGGAAGCTCTTTAATCGGAGCGTTCGGATCATCCACTTCCAGATCTGGAGCTTGGGCCGCAATCCCAACCAGTACCACATAGGCAACCAAGAAGAGCAAAAGTACCACAGATAGCGTGTAATCCGGCACGACCATTTTGATCCAGCCCAGACCGTAATAGACGGCAAAGCCCAAAATAGTGATACCAAGGAAGCCGGAAAGAACACCCAGAAGGCGGCGCATCATTGTCAAATGAACAGGAGGCTTCGGCAAGCCCTTCAGGTTCATTTTCAGCGCTTCCAGATGCACAATGTAAACAAGAGCGATATATGAAATTACCGCTGGAATGAACGCATGAATAACCACTTCATGATAGCCGACGCCAGTAAACTCGGCAATCAGGAAGGCGGCCGCGCCCATCACCGGTGGCATCAACTGCCCGTTCACCGAAGAGGCAACTTCCACAGCGCCCGCCTTTTCAGCCGGGAAGCCTGTCCGTTTCATCAACGGGATGGTGAAAGTTCCGGTAGTTACAACATTCGCGATGGAAGACCCTGAGTAAAGACCACTCATGGCGGATGCCACCACAGCAGCTTTGGCTGGGCCGCCGCGCAAGTGACCTAGGACCGCAAAAGCGAGCTTGATAAAGTAGTTACCAGCTCCTGCCTGTTCTAGAAGTGAACCAAAGAGCACAAACAAGAAAATCATAGAAGCGGAAACGCCTATGGCGACCCCAAAGACGCCTTCCAACTGCATCCAGTAGTGCCACATGGCCTTGCCATAGGAGGCACCTTTCCACTGGATTGCTTCGGGCATGAAGTTTTCGTTGCCAAAGAACACGTAGAACATGAACGCGCCAGCAACAATAACCAAAGGAAGCCCAAGGGTTCTGTAGACTGATATTCCGAGTATAATCAGACCGACTGTAGAGACATAAAGGTCCATGTCTGTTGGCAACCCAGCACGGTCCGCGATGCCTGCGCGCATGACAACCAGATACAGACAAGCAAAAGCGCCAGCACCCGCAAGGAGCCAGTCATACCAGGGAATTATATCTCGTCTGCTATTTGAAAACAGCGGATAGGCGAAGGCGGCTAAAATCAATCCGAATGCGAGGTGGATGAACCGGATTTCCGAGTTGTTGAAAATAAGATTGATATTCGCATAATCAACAAGCCAAAAAGGTACATTGGACGCGACATAGAGCTGAAACGCTGACCATATAAAAGCTATGGTCGCGACCAATATGCCTAAACTACCTGTTAAATTACGCGCTCCGGTGTCGGCCTGCGCGACCAACTCCTGCGCCTCCACCTCTACTTTGTGTTGCTGCTCGCTCATTCAAGTATTCTCCCCGCCCCGGGCAAGCCCGTCCCTAGCAATTACTCATTTTTATGATTGTTTTTATTCTTAAAACGCTTGTGGGGCCGCAATCGACCCCACAAACAAACTGGAATACTGAGACTTACATCCAGCCACGTTCTTTGTAGTATTTAACTGCGCCAGGGTGCAGAGGAGCTGTCAAAGAATCTTTGATCATTTCTTCCTCTTTCAGATTAGCAAAAGCCGGGTGCAGCTTTTTGAAATCGTCAAAGTTCTCAAACACGCCTTTCACAACAACATAAACAACTTCTTCAGGAACATCCGCAGATGTAACAAAAGTTGCGCCAACACCAAATGTTTTGATTGGCTCATCATTGTTGTACATGCCAGCTGGAATTTCAGCTGTACGGTAGTAGGAGTATTTGTTGAGTAGTTCGTCGATTTCAGGGCCTTCAACGTTCACCAGCTGCGCATCACAGGTGGAAATTGTTTCCTGAGTGGACGCAGATGGGTGACCGACAAGCCAGTAGTACGCATCGATTTTGCCATCGCAAAGTGCCTGACCGGCTTCTGCGGATTTCAGCTCTGCAGCCAGCGCGAGGTCAGCTGTATCAACAATGCCTTCCTGCTCGAGCAGCTTCCAAGTTGCGTACTGGCCGGAACCCGGGTTGCCGATATTAACTTTTTTACCCTTCAGATCGCCTAGGTTTTTAATGCCGCTGTCTTTTGTAGCAAGCATTGTCACAGGCTCTGGGTGTACGGAGAATACAGCGCGCAGGTTTTCAAATGGCTTACCTTCCCACTGGGATTTACCATTGAAAGCATTGGCTTGAACATCAGACTGAGCGACACCGAACTCCAGCTCACCGCTCTGGATGGTGTTGATGTTGTAAACAGAACCACCTGTTGATTCTGCAGAACACCGGATACCATGGTCACGACGTTCCTTGTTCACCAGACGACAAATTGCACCGCCAGTTGGATAGTAAACACCGGTCACACCGCCCGTACCGATAGAAATAAACTGCTGATCAGCCGCAGAAACAGACGAAACGCTGCCTAGAGCCAAGGCTGCTCCAAGTGCAAAACTGCTTACTTTCATGCGTTTTCTCCCATTATTTAATCATTGCGTCACAAAAGAAAGTTAACCACGTTCTAAGTAAACGCAATCAATTTGATCTTTCGCAAACGAGGCATACTGCTGCCACAAATTAAAGTAGTTTAACAGAGGGAAACTACTAATAGACAACCAATATATACGTATATTGAACTACAGGATTCGCTAAAATCCAGCAAATTTAAAATTACAAACCCGAACTAGTTCCCACTAACTCCTAAAGAAAATTATTTGGTATGTAAAACTGCTTGTTTGCATTCAAACATTCAACTTTACCTTTAGGGAATGCAGTATTTTCTGGAAACCTGTATACTTTTCCCGCATATCACTCTAAGTAATTTTGCGCAACCACGCGCAGCGGTTTGGGGGAGCATATGTCTATAAATCGCCGTTACTTACCTGTAGCTTTGATCAGTACTGTTTTTCAAAGCCTGCTGTATCTACCAGCTTATGCAGCTGACATGTGTGATGCCCCGCAGACAACCGCTGACATGATTGAATGTGCAGCAAAGGACTTTGATGCTGCGGATATAAGGCTGAACCACGCCTATAAACGCGCCATGAGTGCTTTGGAGCTGGAAGGGAAGTTTCTTGATGCTGTAGATCGAGACAAAGGCGCAAACGCATTAAAAAATGCGCAAAGAGCCTGGATAACAGTTAGAGACAGCACATGCGATGCAGAAGCCTTTACGGTTTATGGCGGCTCGCTTTATCCGATTTTGCGTATCTCTTGCCTGACCAGTATAACACAGGAGCGCGCCACACGGCTTGAGCATATTGCCGAGCAGGGAAACTAGGCGGCGCAATCGCTTTTATCCCAACAGAAATAGGGGTTATCCCCGTTCAGCGTTAAAATTACTTAAAAATAAGCTGTTTTTGGAAACACTTTTGAAGCCTGTGTGGAAAATGAAAAAAAGGGGTTGCGCTAACCCCATGAGATCCTTAGAAGACCCCTCACAGGCAGCGACCAAGTCGCCGCCGACAAGGAAAAAGAAAGAGCCCGTAGCTC
This genomic window from Pseudovibrio sp. M1P-2-3 contains:
- the glmU gene encoding bifunctional UDP-N-acetylglucosamine diphosphorylase/glucosamine-1-phosphate N-acetyltransferase GlmU — translated: MDSSCLAIVLAAGLGTRMRSSLPKVMHEVGNLPLVGHVLRAVNEAGADKIAVVVGPNMPVVEEAVVRIAPNASNYTQVDRLGTAHAVKAAESAYLEGHDHVLVLFGDTPLVTAQTFNKLRHKLHQGADIAVLGFSAKNPFGYGRLLVENGQLKAIREEKDASEQERKVQFCNAGIMAFKGKHLQSIVAAIGNSNAKGEYYLTDAVEIGRDLGLKVVAEEAEELEVQGINNREQLANCERVFQEAMRSSAMEQGVTLKAPETVFFSYDTEIANDVVIEPNVVFGPGVQIETGAQIRAFSHLEQAVVRKNAIVGPYARLRPNSDIGSNARIGNFVEIKNTRVETGAKVNHLSYIGDATIGEKSNIGAGAITCNYDGFLKHKTTIGSGVFVGSDSVLVAPVSIADGAYVAAGSVITENISENDLALARSRQTVKPGRASEIRERLSKAKKEQKNS
- a CDS encoding lysozyme inhibitor LprI family protein, which codes for MSINRRYLPVALISTVFQSLLYLPAYAADMCDAPQTTADMIECAAKDFDAADIRLNHAYKRAMSALELEGKFLDAVDRDKGANALKNAQRAWITVRDSTCDAEAFTVYGGSLYPILRISCLTSITQERATRLEHIAEQGN
- a CDS encoding TAXI family TRAP transporter solute-binding subunit, with protein sequence MKVSSFALGAALALGSVSSVSAADQQFISIGTGGVTGVYYPTGGAICRLVNKERRDHGIRCSAESTGGSVYNINTIQSGELEFGVAQSDVQANAFNGKSQWEGKPFENLRAVFSVHPEPVTMLATKDSGIKNLGDLKGKKVNIGNPGSGQYATWKLLEQEGIVDTADLALAAELKSAEAGQALCDGKIDAYYWLVGHPSASTQETISTCDAQLVNVEGPEIDELLNKYSYYRTAEIPAGMYNNDEPIKTFGVGATFVTSADVPEEVVYVVVKGVFENFDDFKKLHPAFANLKEEEMIKDSLTAPLHPGAVKYYKERGWM
- a CDS encoding TRAP transporter permease, producing MSEQQHKVEVEAQELVAQADTGARNLTGSLGILVATIAFIWSAFQLYVASNVPFWLVDYANINLIFNNSEIRFIHLAFGLILAAFAYPLFSNSRRDIIPWYDWLLAGAGAFACLYLVVMRAGIADRAGLPTDMDLYVSTVGLIILGISVYRTLGLPLVIVAGAFMFYVFFGNENFMPEAIQWKGASYGKAMWHYWMQLEGVFGVAIGVSASMIFLFVLFGSLLEQAGAGNYFIKLAFAVLGHLRGGPAKAAVVASAMSGLYSGSSIANVVTTGTFTIPLMKRTGFPAEKAGAVEVASSVNGQLMPPVMGAAAFLIAEFTGVGYHEVVIHAFIPAVISYIALVYIVHLEALKMNLKGLPKPPVHLTMMRRLLGVLSGFLGITILGFAVYYGLGWIKMVVPDYTLSVVLLLFLVAYVVLVGIAAQAPDLEVDDPNAPIKELPKAGDVGRTGYYFVLPIVVLIWCILLERLSPSLSAFYAIMAMLFIVLTQHPLKALFRKQGLGEHIKRGISDFIQGMIGGARNMIGIAVATAAAGIIVGTVSLTGAHQMIGELVEFLSGGSLLLMLVLVAIMSLILGMGLPTTANYLVVSSLMAPVIVELGAQTGFLVPLIAVHFFVFYFGILADVTPPVGLAAFAAAAISRGDPIKTGVQGFLYSMRTVLLPFLFIFNTDLLLINVDAGPAVIVFIVAVIAMMLFAAATQGYFFAKSRLWETVVLLVVAFTLFRPGFWLDIVQDPKETATGSQIVQMVGNAPEGGIVYLNLRGSDFDDPDKVISRTIQFKVGGEQGEERLAANGLTIMPEDGKILLDEPFPGTAFSSELQTFDFYGDVPVEIVSSQVDAERVWKEIFYIPALLLLAIVVISQRRRQTQPAF
- a CDS encoding cytochrome c biogenesis CcdA family protein; amino-acid sequence: MLQTVTIWGAFFAGLLSFVSPCVLPLVPPYLGYIAGLSLDELSANKNTVRGAQKILSSALFFVAGFSTVFVLLGASASFLGQLVLQYSQILGYIAGALIIVMGLHFLGVFRISLLYREARVNMERKPAGFAGAYVMGLAFGFGWTPCIGPVLASILLIAGTESSVGQGSLLLAAYSLGIGVPFLLAAAFAGSFMNFMVRFRRHLGKVEKVMGAFLIVTGLAFLTGYMQAFSFKLLEWFPAFSQIG
- a CDS encoding universal stress protein; the encoded protein is MYKNILLPLDLNEDSSWKRCLPVAVDMAKHYGAKLHIVTVLPDFGKSIVGGYFDKKFETRALEKAKQALEELLDRELADVDGLDAKGHIAHGTIYEEINNAADKLKCDLIIISSHRPELKDYLLGPNAARVVRHASQSVLVVRDET